The nucleotide window CTGCCGGCCGACTGGCGCATCGCCCACATGCGCCAGGAGGTCGACACGCTCGAACGCCTGGCGGTCGACTACGTGCTCGATGGCGACCTGCGCCTGCGCCAGGTACAACATGACCTGGCGGCAGCCGAAGCGGCGCATGACGGTGCCGCTCAGGCCCGCCTGCACTCGGAACTCGACAGCGCCGATGGCTACACCGCCGACGCCCGGGCGCGCAAGTTGTTGGCAGGCCTTGGGTTCACCAACGATCAGATGGATCGACAGGTAGGAGATTTCTCCGGTGGCTGGAGGATGCGTCTGAACCTGGCGCAGGCCTTGATGTGCCCTTCAGACCTGTTGCTGCTCGACGAACCGACCAACCACTTGGACCTCGATGCCATCATCTGGCTCGAAGAGTGGCTCAAAAGCTATCCCGGCACCTTATTGCTGATTTCCCACGACCGCGATTTCCTCGATGCCGTGGTCGATCACGTGGCCCACGTCGACCAACGCAAGATCACCCTGTATCGCGGTGGTTATACAGCGTTTGAGCGGGCCCGTGCCGAACGTCTGGCCCAGCAACAGCAGGCCTACGAGAAGCAACAGGCACAACGTGCGCACATGGAAAGCTACATCGCCCGCTTCAAGGCCCAGGCCACCAAGGCCCGTCAGGCCCAGAGCCGGATCAAGGCGCTGGAGCGGATGGAGGAACTGTCCGCCGCCCACGTCGATTCACCCTTCGACTTCGTCTTCCGCGAATCGCAGAAAATCTCCAGCCCGTTGATCGACCTGTCGGATGCGCGCTTGGGTTACGGCGACAAAACCGTGCTGGAGAAGGTCAAGCTGCAACTGACCCCCGGGGCGCGGATCGGTTTGCTCGGCCCTAACGGTGCGGGTAAATCGACCCTGATCAAAAACCTCTCCGGTGAACTCGAGCCATTGGCTGGCCGACTGACCCGGGGCGAGAACACCGTGGTCGGCTACTTCGCCCAGCATCAACTCGACTCCCTTGACTCCAAGGCCAGCCCGTTGCTGCATTTGCAGTGCCTGGCGCCAACCGAGCGTGAGCAGACCCTGCGCGATTTCCTTGGCGGTTTCGACTTCCGTGGGGCGCGCATCGATGAGCCGGTGCTGAATTTCTCCGGCGGTGAGAAGGCCCGTCTAGCCCTGGCGTTGATCGCCTGGGGGCGGCCGAACCTGTTGCTGCTCGACGAACCGACCAACCACCTGGACCTGGAAATGCGCCTGGCGCTGACCATGGCCTTGCAGGAATTCAGTGGCGCGGTACTGGTGGTCTCCCACGATCGTCATCTGCTCAAAAGCACCACCGACAATTTCTATCTGGTGGCCGACGGCAAGGTCGAGGAGTTCGACGGCGACCTGGAAGACTACACCCGTTGGCTGGTGGAATACCGTCAGCGCAATACGCCGGTCAGCAACACCCCGGTCAACCCGGACAAGACCGACAAGAAAGCTCAGCGCCAGGCCGCCGCCGCGTTGCGTCAGCAACTGGCACCGCACAAGCGCGAGGCCGACAAGCTCGAGGCCGAGCTGGGCAAACTGCACGAAAAACTGGCGAAAATCGACGCCAGCCTCGGTGACAGCGATATTTACGAGCCGGCGCGCAAGAACGAATTGCGTGATCTGCTGGCCGAACAGGCCAGGCTGAAGGTGCGTGAAGCCGAACTGGAAGAGGCCTGGATGGAAGCGCTCGAATTGCTCGAAAGCATGCAGGCGGAGCTGGAGGCCCTGTCTTGATGGAGGCCTTCAAGCTGCCGTTGCCGGCGATGTGGGTCGAGCCGATCTGGCTGGTCGTGCAAATCCTGCTGATCCTGCTGGCCGGTTATATCGCCCAGCGCGTCGTCGCTAAATGCCTGACTCGCCTGGGCGAGCGCTACCCGTTTCCGCCGCAGTTTTTGCTGCCGCTGCGTGGCGGTTTGCGCTGGCTGATCATGGGCAGTGCGCTGATTTTTGTGCTGGAACGCCTTGGGGTGTCGGCAACGGTGCTCTGGACGGCATTATCCGGTTTCGTTGCGGTGGCCGCCGTGGCGTTTTTCGCCATGTGGAGTGTGCTCTCCAACCTGTTGTGCGCGATCCTGATCTTCACCGTCGGCCCATTCCGTATCGGCGATGTGGTCGAGTTGGTGGACACTACCGACAAGCCCGGCGTCAAAGGCCGGGTGGTGGCGATCAATCTGCTCTACACCACGTTGATCGAAGCCGAAGAGCTCGGTACCGGCAGCGCCATGGTGCAAGTGCCCAACAGCCTGTTCTTCCAGCGCTCGGTTCGACGCTGGCGCGGTACTGATGCATTCCCTTCGAACGGGTTCGAAAAGTAAGCCTTCTGTTGCCTGATACACCGCTTTCGCGAGCAAGCCCGCTCTCACCCTCAGTCTAATTCCTGCGCAAGACACAAGCGGGCTTGCTCGCGAAGGGGCCCTACTGCCGTAAACGCTGTTCGGCAGCCGCCACGTCCTATAAAAAATCGGTAGTCATCGGCCCAAAGGCGCATTAGCTTAGACGTCTGTCACGGGTCTGAGTCGAGGTGTGCAATGGTGCTTCAAACATGGCTGGCGTTTTTTGCCGCCTGCTGGGTGATCAGTCTTTCCCCCGGTGCCGGCGCCATTGCGTCGATGTCCAGCGGTTTGCGCTACGGTTTCTGGCGCGGTTACTGGAATGCCCTGGGCCTGCAACTGGGCCTGGCGTTGCAGATTGTGATCGTCGCTGCCGGTGTCGGCGCAATCCTCGCGGCCTCCGCCACTGCCTTTTACGTGATCAAATGGTTCGGCGTGGCCTACCTGGTCTACCTCGCGGTCAAACAATGGCGCGCGCTGCCTGGCGAGATGAGCGACGACGCTGCCATTCGGCAGATCGGCAAGCCGATGGCGCTGGTGTTCCGCGGTTTTCTGGTGAACGTCAGCAATCCCAAGGCCTTGGTGTTCATGCTTGCGGTGCTGCCGCAATTCATCGACCCCCACGAGCCGTTGGTAGCCCAGTACCTGATCCTCGGCGTGACCATGATCTGTGTCGATCTGATCGTCATGGCCGGCTACACCGGGCTGGCGGCCAAGGTCCTGCGTTTGTTGCGCACGCCCAAGCAGCAGAAGCGCATGAGCCGTACCTTTGCCGGACTGTTCATCGGCGCGGCGGCGTTCATGGCGACCCTGCGCAAAGCGGCGGTATAAAACCTCAGGCACAAAAAAGGCGACCTATCGAGGTCGCCTTTTTTATGGTGGCTGGGAGCTTTTTGTGGCCAGCCTGAGATCAGTGCAGAATCACCGGTGCCGTATCCCGCGGCAGGTTGTTGCGCAGTGGCGCTTGCCCTGGTTGCTCGTAGCCACCGCCACCGAGCTGTTGGCTCAGTTGCGCGGCCACGTCTTCACCCAGCGCCTTGGACACGTCACGCACCACCCGTGGGCGGTTCAGGGAAACCCGAATGTCCCGGCCATTCACCAGTTTGGTGTCCTGACCTTCGCCCATCGCCGTGAAGGCCGAGGTGATCTCAAAGGTCTTGGTGTTGATCAGGCTGAAGTCTGCCACCAGCGTCAGCCCCAGCACCGCCGAATAGCTGTCGGTGTTGGCCAGCTCGTTCATGTCGCGGGTGAAGTCGATGTCGGACACGGTGCCGAACAGCACGTAGTCGGCACCCTTGAAACTACCGGCCTTGATGCGCTTGATCACGTCATATACGTCACCTTTGGACGATGCTGTGTAAGGCGTGCCCTGCACCAGCTGAAACATGCCGGTGCGCAGAATCTCGCCCTTGATGTCGCCGGTGAATTTGCGTAACTCACCTTGCTCGATGTAGCTGCTGGTTGCTTCGTACTCTTCGTAACTGGACGAACCACTGGCGCCGTAATAGCTCTGGCTGTGGTTGCTCTGGGCCGAAATAGTGTGGACGTATTGCTCCACCCGTTCCTGATAGGCCAGGTCAGCCACTGCGACTTTCGGGGCCGCTTGCACGCTGAACGCGCAAGCCAGGGCCATCATGCCAATCCATGTGCGCATCGATTAACGCTCCGTGGTTTTGCGGATCTCTTTTTCGTCCATCCACTCGGCCAGACCGCTCTCAACGTCGATCAATTGCAGGCTGAATTTGTAGAAGACGTCCTTGTAGTCGCTGCTGCGCTTGACGATCGAGCTGATCGAACCTTCAAGACGGTATTGGGCGGCGATCATGTTGCCAGTCTTGGCCACAGTGCTCTTCTTGTACAGGCCGCTCTGGTTTTGCAGCTTGAGCTGGTCGACCTGGCTCTGCATGGCGGTGTTGTCGCTGGCAAAACGGGCCACGCCGGTTTTCATCAGCTGGGTCTTGATGCTGGTGGTGATTTCGCGGGTATCGATGTACTCGCTGGTCTTGTTCTTCACGTCGTAGACCTGAACCACCGGGCGGCCTTGCAGAATGCCGGACTGGGCCAGGGAGCGGGTCATGGATTCGGCGATCATCTGCAGGTCGGTGGAGCCGAACTCGTTGGTCACGGTTTCCACAGCCTTGGTGTCGCCGTAGCTGATGTTTTTACTGCCCAGCGTCGGCGAAGTGTTGGCGCAACCACTGGCCAGGAGGGCGATGACGGCGATGAATGAAAAGCGTGCAAACATGGGAATGCTCTCTAGAACTGAACGAATAGGGTGTCGAGCTTAAGGCGTTTTGATTTCGAGACGGAAATCCACGGCTTTGGCGGTTGGCGCAATGGCCTGAATGAAACTGGTCTGCTCGCCGTACATCATCTGGCTTTTCCAGGTCTCTTCTTCTGCAACCGGGAAACCTTCAGGGCCGAGCCAGGCAAAACGGTAGTAGAAGGTCTTGTTGTTGTAGCTGGTGTTGCTCAGCTGCACATTGACCGTCATGAAGCCGTTTTCCCGGGCCACGCGCATGGCGCCGACCACGATGTTCTTGAGCTTGCCCATGGCCACGACCTTGCTGGCAGCGCTGCCTGGTTCCGGTGGTGGCGGGGTGGCGCAGCCGGCCAGCAAGGCCAGGGCGACGACAGCGATGAGTTTGAAGCGCATGCAAAGACTCCGTTCTTAAGGTTGTTTGAGGCTGGCCACGGCGGTCGGGTTGGCGCTCGGGATCACGTGAGCGGCCAGGCCGCTGGCGAATACCTGATTGCCCACGGCGCGAAGGCTGATGACCTGATAGCGCTGATCCACAGTGACCTTGACCACTGAGCCGCCCACGGCGCTCGGCAGGGTGACTTGGTGCTCGCCTTTCTTCAAGCGCAGACGCACTACTTGAGTGTTGTCCGGCAGGGTGCGCCACGTACGGGTATCGGCACCTTCGAGCACGGCTGAAGAGATACCGACTGCAAGACCCGCCAGCGGGTTGGTTTCGTTGATCTGCTTCTGTGCCACGCCACGGGTGATCGCCCGCACGGTGGTGCGCAGGATGATCCCCGGCATGTCGTCACGCAATGCGCGGCGGGACATGGCGGTGGTGCTGTTGAGTTGAGTCAGGTTCAGTTGCTGACCGTCCACGCCGATCTGGGCAAAGGTGGCGGTGGAGGTATCCGGTTTGATGATCGGGAACGACAGCGGCGTGATCACCACGTTGTTGCTGATCGGCAACGGCAGCGGAATGCGGATGGAGTCGCGGGACGGCGCCAGACCGCTTTGCACGACGATCAGGATGTCGCTGTCCTCGTCCTTGGCGGGTTTGTCGAGATTCACCAGCGCCTGTTCCAGCAGCGGCGTGTTCGGGCGCAGCTCGGCGGCCTTGCGATAGCCCGGTGCGGCCAGGTCTTTCTCGCCCAGGGCTTCATACACGAAACCGGCCAGGTAATGGCTGAACGCACTCTGGTAGCTGTTTTTCAGGCTGACCACGTCCGGCGCGTCGAGGCTGGCCACCGGATAACCCTGAAGATCCTTGTACTGGGTTTTGACGCCTTCTTTCTCGGCCTGCTCTTCGCTCTTGAGGTATTCCTTGTCGCGCAAGTCGGCGATCACCGCTTCACGTTCGTGGGTCTTCTTGATTGCGGTGCGCGCGCCGTCGAAGTCATTCACCGCCAGCAGGTTGAGGGCCATCTGCGTGGTCAGCATGACTTTTTCGTAGTCGTAGCCTTCGTAGCGACGGACCTTGTCGTTGACCAGAAAACTGCCGAACTGGGCCAGGTACTTGTCGGTGTCGAGCTTGACCGAGTCTTCCCACTTGCCCACCACCTGATCGGCGCTGGTCCAGGCGTTCTGGCTGCCGGACAAATCGCCCTTGGCGCGCAGCAGTTCACCCTTCTCGAAGTAATAGAGCAGGTCTTTGTCGGCGCCGGTGTTGTTCTTTTCCAGCAGGGTCAAGGCGGCATCGACGTTGCCGGCAGCCAGTTGCTGGTTGGTCTGTGCCAGTTCGGAGTCGTAGTTACGAAAAGCCGAGCAGCCGGAGAGCAAGGTGACAGCACTGAGCGCGATCGAGGTAAGGGCGCGGGAGGCCATAGGGGGTACTTCTTCCCTGAGTTAAGCAGCCACGCGTGCTGGTCGGGCTGTTGGGACCTATCGGCAGGGCTGTTGGCGTCCTGCCAATTCCTCATAAAAAGAGGAGCTTAAATGCCATATCGAAATAACGAAGGCGCGGCATTATAAACAGGGATGCTGGCTATGTAATGGCTTTTTAATTACATGTTTTCACAACTGTGCCATTGCTTATTTCTGGCCTGATACCGGCGCTGGCGAGGTTTGCACATAAGTCCTTCCGACGACGAATGTCACGGTGTTTATTGTGCGCAGGTTGATGACTTGAAAGTCGCGGTCGATGCGCAGGGTAACCGGTGCGGTGCCGGGCGCGTTCGGCGCGTTGAACAGGTGTTCACCTTTTTTCAGCCGCAGACGCGCGACCAGGGTTTTGTCCGGCAGGGTGCGCCACGTGCGGGTGTCGGCCTCCTCGAATGGGTCTTCGCGGGTGACCACCAGCGATGCTTTGGCCGGGTTGCGTTCGTTTTCCTCGGCCTGGCCGATTGCCGCCATGTTGGCGCGGAACATGGCCCGCGAGATGATGGCGGGCATGTCATCACGCAAGGTGCGCAAAGCCATGTCGGTGACGCTGTTGAGTGCGGTCAGCGGCCGTTTGCGACCATCGACGATGATGTGGTCGAACGTTGGCGTGATGGTGTCCTGGATCATCACCGGGAAAGAAATCGGGGCAACGATCACCAGGTTTTCGTTCAGCCGTACCGGAATCGGCACGCGCACCGAGCTGCGTGCCGGCGCCAGGCCGCTTTGGACGATGATTAACACATCACTTTCATCGGCTTTTGCCGGCGGCTTGTCTAGATTGCGCAGCGCCTGCTCGAGAAGCGGCAGGTTCGGGCGCAATTCAATTGCCTGGCGATAGCCCGGCGCGGCGAGATCGCGTTCGCCGAGGGCTTCGTAGGTGAAGCCAGCCAGGTAATGACTGAAGGCACTCTGATAGCCGTTTTTCAGTTCGATGACGGCCGGCGCATCGAGCGTGGTCACCGGGTAGCCCTGCAGATCCTTGTAGCGCACGGCAATGCCCTGGGCCTTGGCCTGCTCCTCGAGCTCTTCGTACTGCAGCTCGCGCTGACGGGCAATCAGCGCTTCGCGTTCGTGGGTTTTCTTGATGTCGGCGCGGGCGCCGTCGAAGTCATTCGCAGCTAATTGGTTGAGGGCCATTTGCGTGGTCAACATGACTTTTTCGTAGTCGTAACCTTCATAGCGACGCAGTTTGTCATTGACCAGCAGGGTGCCCATTTCATTGCCAAACCGTGTGAGCAGTTTCATGGCGCCGGAGGGCACCGCTTCTTCGCGCTGGAACACCATCTGGTCGGCGCTGCGCCAGGCTTTCTGGCTCTGCGGCAGCGCACTGGCGACACTAAGGATGGCGCCTTTCTCGAAGTAATAGAGCAGATCCTTGTCTTCCCAGGGATTGTGCAACTCCACCAGGTCCAGCGCACCCTGGAGGTTACCCACCAATAGTTGGTCGTTGGTCTGTTGCATTTCCTGATCATAATTTCGGTACGCGGCACATCCACTCAGTTGCAGGGCGAGACTCAGAAGCAGCGAGAAAAACAGGCAGGAGCGCATGGACGATGATTCTTCCCTGATCGGATACCGCGAAGAGATAGCAATTTGCCGCCGAATGTACACGCCGTTGCGCGGGAAATACCAACAAAGCTTGAGCGAAACTCATTGGAAGTGAACAATGTGTTACTTCGTATTTCCATTTGAGATTTATTCATGACTGGCTCCTCTCGTTTTCTGGCGTGGCTCATGCTGCCGATGATCGCGTTCTGCAGCTTCAATGCGCTGGCCGAAACCGCAGAGGGTGCGCCCAAGGCCCTGCATTTGCTCGATTACATCGCCGCCGATTACCCGGCGGCGGTCGAGGGTGGCAAGGTTATTGATGAGGCTGAATATCTCGAACAGCAGGCGTTTCTGGGGTCGCTGCAAGGGTTGATCGCCGATTTGCCGGCCAAACCCGAACGTGCCGAACTGGAGCAGGGCGTCAACGGCCTGCGCACCGCGATCGCCGCTCGCAAGGACAGCGCGGACGTCGCCCGTCAGGCGCGGCAACTGGGGGCAAAGCTGGCAGTGACCTATGAAGTCAGCCAGGCCCCGGTCATCACCCCGGACCCAACCCGCGGCGCGCCGCTGTATGCCCAGCAATGCTCGGTGTGCCATGGCGATGCGGGCGCCGGTGACGGCCCGGCGGGCGTCGGCATGACACCACCGCCGACCAATCTGCGCGATGCCGCGCGACTGGACCGTCTGAGCCTCTACGCGATCTACAACACGCTGGGCATGGGCGTCGAAGGCACCGACATGCCGGCCTTCGCCGATCAGCTGGATGATCGTCAGCGTTGGGACCTGGCGACCTATATCGCTAGCTTCAGCGCCGATCCGGCTGCGGCAAAATCCGAGAAAACCTACAACATCGCTGACCTGGCACGTCAGACGCCAGCCGAAGTGCAGGCCGCCGAAGGTCCGCAAGCGGCCGCGACCTTCCGGGCGCAACGGGCGCAACCGCCGCAGGTCAAGCGTGGCCCGGGGCAACTGCTGGAATACACGGCTGCCACGTTGGACAAGAGCATCGCCGCCTACCGTGCCGGCGATCACGACCAGGCCTACGACCTGTCGGTGGCGGCGTACCTGGAAGGCTTCGAACTGGTCGAAAGCTCCCTGGACAACGTCGACGCCAATGTGCGCAAAGACACCGAGAAGTCCCTGATGGCTTACCGTCAGTCGTTGCAGGACGGCTTGCCGGTGGCCCAGGCCGAGCAGCGTCTGGAGGTGGCCAAGGCCAAGTTGAAAGAGTCCGCTGGCCTGCTTGGTAGCGATGGCTTGAGCTGGTCGCTGAGCTATATTTCCGGTCTGTTGATTCTGTTGCGCGAAGGTCTGGAAGCGATTCTGGTGCTCGCGGCGATCCTCGCGTTCCTGCGCAATACCGGCCAGCAATCGGCGGTGCGCAGCGTCAATATCGGTTGGGGCCTGGCGCTGCTGGCCGGGCTGGCGACCTGGGCGGTGGCGGCGTATGTGATCGACGTCAGCGGGGCCCAGCGTGAGCTGCTGGAAGGTGCCACGGCGCTGTTTGCCAGCGTCATGGTGCTCTGGCTCGGCGTGTGGATGCACGACCGTCGCCACGCAGCGGCCTGGCAGGATTACATCAAGAGCAGTCTGGTCAGTGGTGGCGGACGTTTCGGGTTTGCGATCCTGGCGTTCTTCTCGGTGTATCGCGAGCTGTTCGAAGTGATCCTGTTTTACGAAACCCTGTGGTTGCAGGCCGGGCCTGCTGGGCATAACGCCGTACTGGCTGGCGGGGCGACGGCGCTGGTTATGCTGGTCGGTTTGGCCTGGGTGATTCTGCGCGGCTCGGCGAAACTTCCGCTGGCGTTGTTCTTCGGCATCAATGCCGGGCTGCTGTGCGCGTTGTCGGTGGTGTTTGCCGGCCATGGCGTGAAGGCGTTGCAGGAAGCCGGGATCTTCGGCACGCGGCCGGTACCGTTTTTTGACTTCGACTGGCTGGGGATCCACGCTGATGCGTATTCGCTGAGTGCTCAGGCCGTGGCGATCATTGCGATCGTCGTGCTGTACAGCCGTAGCCGGATGGCCGAGAAGCGGCGTCTGCCGGTTTCTTAAAAGCATTCGCTGCGCTCACAATCGCGAGCAGGCTCGCTC belongs to Pseudomonas sp. B21-015 and includes:
- a CDS encoding ATP-binding cassette domain-containing protein, with protein sequence MIRLQNLTLQRGPQRLLEDAELTLHAGHKAGLIGANGAGKSSLFALLRGELHPDSGDCFLPADWRIAHMRQEVDTLERLAVDYVLDGDLRLRQVQHDLAAAEAAHDGAAQARLHSELDSADGYTADARARKLLAGLGFTNDQMDRQVGDFSGGWRMRLNLAQALMCPSDLLLLDEPTNHLDLDAIIWLEEWLKSYPGTLLLISHDRDFLDAVVDHVAHVDQRKITLYRGGYTAFERARAERLAQQQQAYEKQQAQRAHMESYIARFKAQATKARQAQSRIKALERMEELSAAHVDSPFDFVFRESQKISSPLIDLSDARLGYGDKTVLEKVKLQLTPGARIGLLGPNGAGKSTLIKNLSGELEPLAGRLTRGENTVVGYFAQHQLDSLDSKASPLLHLQCLAPTEREQTLRDFLGGFDFRGARIDEPVLNFSGGEKARLALALIAWGRPNLLLLDEPTNHLDLEMRLALTMALQEFSGAVLVVSHDRHLLKSTTDNFYLVADGKVEEFDGDLEDYTRWLVEYRQRNTPVSNTPVNPDKTDKKAQRQAAAALRQQLAPHKREADKLEAELGKLHEKLAKIDASLGDSDIYEPARKNELRDLLAEQARLKVREAELEEAWMEALELLESMQAELEALS
- a CDS encoding mechanosensitive ion channel family protein; translation: MEAFKLPLPAMWVEPIWLVVQILLILLAGYIAQRVVAKCLTRLGERYPFPPQFLLPLRGGLRWLIMGSALIFVLERLGVSATVLWTALSGFVAVAAVAFFAMWSVLSNLLCAILIFTVGPFRIGDVVELVDTTDKPGVKGRVVAINLLYTTLIEAEELGTGSAMVQVPNSLFFQRSVRRWRGTDAFPSNGFEK
- a CDS encoding LysE family transporter, producing the protein MVLQTWLAFFAACWVISLSPGAGAIASMSSGLRYGFWRGYWNALGLQLGLALQIVIVAAGVGAILAASATAFYVIKWFGVAYLVYLAVKQWRALPGEMSDDAAIRQIGKPMALVFRGFLVNVSNPKALVFMLAVLPQFIDPHEPLVAQYLILGVTMICVDLIVMAGYTGLAAKVLRLLRTPKQQKRMSRTFAGLFIGAAAFMATLRKAAV
- a CDS encoding penicillin-binding protein activator LpoB, whose protein sequence is MRTWIGMMALACAFSVQAAPKVAVADLAYQERVEQYVHTISAQSNHSQSYYGASGSSSYEEYEATSSYIEQGELRKFTGDIKGEILRTGMFQLVQGTPYTASSKGDVYDVIKRIKAGSFKGADYVLFGTVSDIDFTRDMNELANTDSYSAVLGLTLVADFSLINTKTFEITSAFTAMGEGQDTKLVNGRDIRVSLNRPRVVRDVSKALGEDVAAQLSQQLGGGGYEQPGQAPLRNNLPRDTAPVILH
- the lpoB gene encoding penicillin-binding protein activator LpoB, which encodes MFARFSFIAVIALLASGCANTSPTLGSKNISYGDTKAVETVTNEFGSTDLQMIAESMTRSLAQSGILQGRPVVQVYDVKNKTSEYIDTREITTSIKTQLMKTGVARFASDNTAMQSQVDQLKLQNQSGLYKKSTVAKTGNMIAAQYRLEGSISSIVKRSSDYKDVFYKFSLQLIDVESGLAEWMDEKEIRKTTER
- a CDS encoding YcfL family protein encodes the protein MRFKLIAVVALALLAGCATPPPPEPGSAASKVVAMGKLKNIVVGAMRVARENGFMTVNVQLSNTSYNNKTFYYRFAWLGPEGFPVAEEETWKSQMMYGEQTSFIQAIAPTAKAVDFRLEIKTP
- a CDS encoding COG3014 family protein; its protein translation is MASRALTSIALSAVTLLSGCSAFRNYDSELAQTNQQLAAGNVDAALTLLEKNNTGADKDLLYYFEKGELLRAKGDLSGSQNAWTSADQVVGKWEDSVKLDTDKYLAQFGSFLVNDKVRRYEGYDYEKVMLTTQMALNLLAVNDFDGARTAIKKTHEREAVIADLRDKEYLKSEEQAEKEGVKTQYKDLQGYPVASLDAPDVVSLKNSYQSAFSHYLAGFVYEALGEKDLAAPGYRKAAELRPNTPLLEQALVNLDKPAKDEDSDILIVVQSGLAPSRDSIRIPLPLPISNNVVITPLSFPIIKPDTSTATFAQIGVDGQQLNLTQLNSTTAMSRRALRDDMPGIILRTTVRAITRGVAQKQINETNPLAGLAVGISSAVLEGADTRTWRTLPDNTQVVRLRLKKGEHQVTLPSAVGGSVVKVTVDQRYQVISLRAVGNQVFASGLAAHVIPSANPTAVASLKQP
- a CDS encoding COG3014 family protein; translated protein: MRSCLFFSLLLSLALQLSGCAAYRNYDQEMQQTNDQLLVGNLQGALDLVELHNPWEDKDLLYYFEKGAILSVASALPQSQKAWRSADQMVFQREEAVPSGAMKLLTRFGNEMGTLLVNDKLRRYEGYDYEKVMLTTQMALNQLAANDFDGARADIKKTHEREALIARQRELQYEELEEQAKAQGIAVRYKDLQGYPVTTLDAPAVIELKNGYQSAFSHYLAGFTYEALGERDLAAPGYRQAIELRPNLPLLEQALRNLDKPPAKADESDVLIIVQSGLAPARSSVRVPIPVRLNENLVIVAPISFPVMIQDTITPTFDHIIVDGRKRPLTALNSVTDMALRTLRDDMPAIISRAMFRANMAAIGQAEENERNPAKASLVVTREDPFEEADTRTWRTLPDKTLVARLRLKKGEHLFNAPNAPGTAPVTLRIDRDFQVINLRTINTVTFVVGRTYVQTSPAPVSGQK
- a CDS encoding FTR1 family protein produces the protein MTGSSRFLAWLMLPMIAFCSFNALAETAEGAPKALHLLDYIAADYPAAVEGGKVIDEAEYLEQQAFLGSLQGLIADLPAKPERAELEQGVNGLRTAIAARKDSADVARQARQLGAKLAVTYEVSQAPVITPDPTRGAPLYAQQCSVCHGDAGAGDGPAGVGMTPPPTNLRDAARLDRLSLYAIYNTLGMGVEGTDMPAFADQLDDRQRWDLATYIASFSADPAAAKSEKTYNIADLARQTPAEVQAAEGPQAAATFRAQRAQPPQVKRGPGQLLEYTAATLDKSIAAYRAGDHDQAYDLSVAAYLEGFELVESSLDNVDANVRKDTEKSLMAYRQSLQDGLPVAQAEQRLEVAKAKLKESAGLLGSDGLSWSLSYISGLLILLREGLEAILVLAAILAFLRNTGQQSAVRSVNIGWGLALLAGLATWAVAAYVIDVSGAQRELLEGATALFASVMVLWLGVWMHDRRHAAAWQDYIKSSLVSGGGRFGFAILAFFSVYRELFEVILFYETLWLQAGPAGHNAVLAGGATALVMLVGLAWVILRGSAKLPLALFFGINAGLLCALSVVFAGHGVKALQEAGIFGTRPVPFFDFDWLGIHADAYSLSAQAVAIIAIVVLYSRSRMAEKRRLPVS